One window of the Rhipicephalus microplus isolate Deutch F79 chromosome 2, USDA_Rmic, whole genome shotgun sequence genome contains the following:
- the LOC142791375 gene encoding fatty-acid amide hydrolase 2-like — protein sequence MGVFLGDINSAARPDIEPAHDVYVEGSVVRHVPRPPLHIVGLAMHLYAIVTAVMIYMPSAHNWKRELSGVHINGVNSRQVMGLRVACGEGSLLAAAGSLMGVGTDLAGSVRVQAAYCGALSHNSTYGVVPNTGLLPDDGENLEQYNFVGLMCRFAEDLSLMLNVLAKYAANRLKLNKKGNLKHLKVHYMDTEGSLYISPVTTEATRAAKRVTDYLRTAHGIEPKRLYTYQRCGS from the exons ATGGGGGTGTTTCTTGGTGATATCAATTCTGCAGCAAGGCCTGATATCGAGCCTGCGCATGATgtgtacgtcgaaggcagcgttgtcCGGCACGTGCCACGGCCGCCACTGCACATTGTTGGCCTCGCCATGCACCTTTATGCCATTGTGACCGCTGTTATGATTTATATGCCTAGCGCTCATAACTGGAAGAGGGAGCTATCAGGCGTTCACATCAACGGGGTTAACAGCAGGCAGGTGATGGGACTGCGCGTGGCGT GTGGAGAGGGAAGCCTCCTAGCCGCAGCTGGCTCCCTGATGGGCGTAGGCACGGATCTCGCTGGTAGCGTTCGAGTACAGGCAGCCTACTGCGGTGCCTTATCCCATAACTCAACTTATG GTGTGGTGCCCAACACTGGCCTGCTTCCAGATGACGGAGAGAATCTAGAGCAGTACAACTTTGTGGGACTCATGTGCCGGTTTGCGGAAGACTTGTCACTGATGCTCAACGTCCTGGCAAAATATGCGGCCAATAGGCTCAAACTAAACAAAAAG GGGAATCTCAAGCATCTGAAGGTGCATTACATGGACACGGAAGGAAGTTTGTACATCAGCCCTGTGACCACTGAGGCTACCAGAGCAGCTAAGCGG GTCACCGATTACTTGAGGACGGCTCATGGAATCGAACCAAAGCGACTATACACCTACCAGAGGTGTGGTTCATGA